The sequence AGCTTGAAATCTTAGGACTGATCTTTTCCCAGCCTCTTCTTTTGGAATATCAAACATGCGCTGATACCAAACATATGGGTGAAAGCTCTCTTCTCCGATCCCACTGGCTTTCGTTTCATAAGTAAAAGGGACTTGGATTTCCTTAGAAAAACTCGGTTGATTATACCAATCTACCTTCTCCCCAACATTTTCATCATCAAAAGAAAATTTCCACCTGCCATTTAAGTTAATCCATGACTGACGTCGGAATTGCGGCCTCGGATACTCTGTTCGTTGATAGGTTTTTTGTTTTATCGTTGTACTCACCGTCATTTACACATCTCTCCTTTTGTTTCTTATAAGTCACAAATAAACACCATCCAATCATTACATTAAATTTGTTTAATTACTTAATATCTGTAACTTAACATAAAGAATACGCTTACAAAAAGAACTAGTCAACCCTTTCTTTTAAAAATATCATTTTTCTACAGTTTTTTTGTTTTATTTAACCCTGCTTATTAAAGTGCACTTTTATACATTTTTAGTAGCCATACCATCCATTCTGATACTATAATAATTGTCCAAACTCACACTAAAAAAGAAAACGAAAATTATGTAATAATTCACATTTCTTGTTTTAATAAGCGTGGTTTTATTGTTAGAGAACTACAATAAGAAAAGCTACTGATAAAAACTACTTAAAAAAATCAATGTCTTTACTTCGTTTTCAGTTTAATGAAACGTAAATAAGTATAAAAGTAAATAAATGCTTTCCCGAACTCCAAACGACAGCCCGGTTTATAAAAACACAAAAAACACCTCCAGACCACAGACCGGAGGTGAAGAATTTATTATTTAGTTAGGTTATTCAGATTAGTTATCCCTTAATGAAAGTATTGGTCTCTATTTCCTAATAATATCACTTATCACCCATGTACCTTCTCTAAGCGTAAAGTTAATAGTCATATCCGTTCCGCCGAATAGATCACTTTCCTGATAGCGATTAATATAGTATTCCGTATCGGAGTACTGACCAAAGGTATATCCCTCTTCCAAACTGAAGTCTTCATGACCATCCATTGCTATTAATTCTAACCCACCTTCAACATTCTTTAATCTGTAATGCCATAATTCTTTTGCTGTTTCATAGGTCATAAAACTGGATAGATAATTATAATATTCTTCTTTGGACTGATAATTTTCTATTTTGTAAGAACCCTCCTCCAAAATTATATCATCTCCCATCGCATTATATTTTTTTACTAAATCAATAAATACTGCTTCATCAACAGATTGTTCCTCTTCTGTTTCTGTATTCGTTTCTTCTTCTTCTGTTCCCTGCTCAGTTGACGTGGATTCTTCCGTTTCCTCCGGTTCTTCCTCGTTACTTTGTGAAGGTGATTCTTCGTTAGTTTCTACCTCATTATCACTTTGTTCCTCATTTTGCTCGGTTTCAACAGGTTCGTTTTGTTCTGGTTGTTCTGTTTCCTCCTGTTCTTCCGTTTTTTCTGGTTCTTCAGGTTCAACAACCGGCAAGAAATCATCAGGAAGCTTGTTTTTTAATGTGAGATTTATTTCTGAGATTGAAGCTATCGTTTGTTGCAAGACAACATTATTCTGAGATTGAAGCCATACAGGTAAACCGATCATCACTACTATGGCTATAGCAAGCATCACAGTTGTTAATCCAGTGATGAGAAAAGGAGTCCTCTTTTTGGCAATCGATTCATTAATGTTATTCCTGTTTTCCCTCGTGAAATGTACATTCTGCTGTAAATAGTTTTTTGCGTCTTGTTTTATTTTCGCATCAAACTGATCCATTGTTATATCCCCTCCTCCTCAATTCCTTCTGCAGCTGGTCCTTCCCTCTATTAAATCGGGTTTTGATCGTATTAAGATTGAACTTCATGATCTCGCTGATTTCTTTCAGGGTTAAATCCTGCACATAATATAAGATGAGCACTTCTTTATACTTTGGTTTCAACGTTGCAATAGCATCAAAAATCTCATTTGCCCCTTCTTGTTGCATGACTTCCTGCTCTGCCGAATGCCTCACACTTTCTTTATCAACGTGTTTTTTGATAGATGAATGATAGATAAGATTGCGAAAACTCCATTTGCGATGATAATCCTTACATTTATTTAAAGTGATTCGAATGAGCCATGTTTTATATTCGGCCTCTCCTCGAAAAGTGTGAAGATGCTGATAGCACGAGATAAATACTTCTTGAACAATGTCATCACATTGGGCCATATCTTTGACATAAGAATAAGCGATTCTTTTTAAATCGTTCCCATAATAATGGATTAATTCATTCAACAGCTCTTCTTTCGATTGTACATGTTCAAAGCGGTCATCCATTTCCAATTGCTGCTCCCCCCTTTATAAGTTAGACGTAGTGGATGGTGGAATGTGTTCATTTTTTTTAAATAATGCTAGGAAGTTTTCTTAACATACTAAATTATGACTTTCTCTTTTGTATCATTAAAGTATTTTTTCTAAGTACATAAAGATTACTAGCTTACTGATAAGAGGCATTATTACCGTGTATGACAACAAATGATATTAATTTTGTACTAAATAAGTGTCATTCTATTTTGCCATAGATAATGTCCTAAGCTTACTCTCCGTATTTACCTCGAACAATAAGGTTGACATTATCACCATCTATCTTTACTATTAAAAAGTATTATTCCGATAAAATTAATAGGGAAAGGGTGTTTTGAGTGGAAACAACCGCAAAGAATCGAACTGCTCAGCAAACCGATCAGTTGGCAACACAACACAAAGAGTTAAATGCTCCACAGACGCCACTAATTATCGGTGCGCTTATTGTTGGGTTCGTATTGCTTATCTATTTAATGGTAACGCAAGATATCTCTCAGTCATTATTATTAGTAATAGGATTATTACTTGGATATACATTATTCCATGCTCGATTTGGCTTTACCTCCGCATTTCGCCGATTTGCATCTGTAGGGAACGGACAAGCCTTAAGGGCTCACATGCTGATGTTAGCAGTAGCAGTAACACTATTTGCTCCGATTCTAGCATTTGGTGTGTCATTCTTTGGAACTGGTGTGTCAGGTTATGTATCGCCAATAGGAATTAGTCTACTAGTTGGTGCTTTTATGTTTGGTGTAGGTATGCAGTTAGGCGGCGGGTGTGCATCTGGTACACTTTATGCTGTTGGTGGCGGACGTACTGTCATGTTAATTACACTATTATTCTTTATTGTAGGAGCTACAATTGGAGCTGCCCACTTTTCATTCTGGACGCAGGACCTGCCATCTTTTGAACCTGTTTCATTAGCTACATCTACAGGTCTTGGTTATGGTGGTGCATGGTTCGTATCGATCTTGTTATTTGGCTTGATTGCATGGATCACATTAGTAGTGGAAAGAAAAAGAAAAGCTCCAAAAATGGCTGCATTACCAACTACTGCTGGCTGGAAACGTATTTTCCGTGGTTCATGGCCGTTATTTGCCGCAGCCATTGCTCTGGCTGTATTAAATGCATTAACGCTAATGACTCGTGGAGCGCCATGGGGTATTACTTCTGCCTTCGCATTATGGGGATCAAAAGTTGCACAATTCTTCGGTATGGATCCTGCAAGTTGGGGGTTCTGGCAAGGAGCGAATGCTCAAGCATTAGAAGCATCAATATTTGCTGATTCAACTACTGTATTGAACTTTGGTGTGATTCTTGGTGCATTTTTAGCTTCTGCCGCGGGAGGACTTTTCAAGTTTACCCGATTAAATGTGAAAAATGTTCTGGCGTCCATCATCGGTGGATTGCTGATGGGATATGGAGCGCGATTAGCCTTTGGCTGTAACATCGGTGCATATTTCGGTGGCATTTCTTCCTTCAGCCTTCACGGTTACATTTGGGGAATTCTAGCGTTAGCAGGAACGTTTGTCGCACTTTATCTGCGGCCCATGTTTGGACTATCTGTTCCAAAACCTAAAGATTCATTTTGTTAAAGAGAAGTAGGTATCACATCGGTGGTACCTGCTTTTTTATTTGGAATCAATGGATACTCCCCTTGCTCTAATAAAAAAATGAGCATACGCCCATCTCGATGTCAACGAATTTTTATGGAAGAGGATGACGCATAATAGTTCAATCCTGGTACTGGAGTGGAGAAAATTCTTTCTACCGGACAGTTGATTGCATTTCTTCTCACATTTTGTCCGTTTGAGCTTCTAACGGACAATTGACCACTTTCCTTTCTTCATTTTGTCCGTTTGAGCTCTTCTAACGGACAATTGACCACTTCTCTTTCTCCATTTTGTCCGTTTGAGCTCTTCTAACGGACAATTGACCGCCTCCCTTTCCTCATTTTGTCCGTTTGAGCTCTTCTAACGGACAATTGACCGCTTTTCTTTCTCCATTTTGTACGTTTGAGCTCTTCTAACGGACAATTGACCACTTCCCTTTCTTCGTTTTGTCCGTTTGAGCTCTTCTAACGGACAATTGACCACTTCTCTTTCTCCATTTTGTCCGTTTGGGCTCTTCAATCGGACAATTCCTTTCTTCTCCTCCCCGGTTTTGTCCGTAAAACTCAGCATTTGTCTCGTCCCCCAGCAGTAATTCCCAGCATCCCCTCTGAGACCTTATGAAAAGAACATCCGCGACTACAACAAGATAGATTAGACTATGATTCATAATTGGTACAGAAACACGGATCGTAATTAGTATAACTATGACAAGCGAGAGGCATATCCCCTAATAAGCAGCATATAAAAATGCATATTATTATCAGAGTGAATACTAATACGGTATAATTATATTTCGACTATCGAAATAAAGGGGTTCTGTTTGTGGATGAAGCAGCTATAAAAAAGGAAAAGATTTGGACGAAGGATTTTGCCCTCATTTGTTTGGCAAATTTTTTTATATTTTTAGGCTTTCAAATGACATTACCGACGATACCGTTATTTGTCCAACAATTAGGTGGCAGTGATGAGTTAATTGGAATTATTACAGGTATTTTTACGTTTTCAGCATTATTATTACGTCCCACTGCCGGACATGCATTGGAGTCTAAGGGACGACAGTTTGTCTATATGATCGGGCTTGGCATTTTTGTAATATCGATTGGATCTTTTGCTTTTATTACCAGTATGATCTTTCTGTTCATCATGCGTTGTGTACAAGGATTAGGATGGGGCTTTTCCACCACGGCTACCGGAACGATTGCGACCGATTTAATCCCGAAGAGCAGACGTGGTGAAGGGATGGGATATTTCGGGCTTTCAGGTAATTTAGCGCTTGCCTTTGGACCGGCATTAGGTCTTACGTTATACGGCTATATTTCATTTACAATGCTGTTCTTAATTTGTTCGGCGCTGGGATTAGTGGCGTTCATTTTATCCAGCCAAATTACGTACAAGCCCGTCGATCCGAATGCCAAGAAAACCGTCGCCCCACGATTTGACGTATTGGAGAAAAAAGCATTACGTCCATCGCTCTTACTATTTTTCATAACAACAGCTTTTGGCGGCATTGCATCTTTCCTGCCATTATATACAGAGCAGGAAGGGATAGCAGGGATCGAGATCTACTTCTTTGTATTTGCGATTTCGTTGATGATTACCCGGACGTATGCGGGCCAATTGTATGATCGCAAAGGGCATATCGTCGTCTTCTTGCCTGGGACGGTTGCCATCTTTACGGCAATGGTATTATTAGCTTGGCTGCCGAATTCGTTCGTTCTGTACTTAGCTGCTGCATTATATGGATTAGGTTTCGGTACCGTACAGCCTGCACTTCAGGCATGGGCAGTGAACCAGGCACCTGATAATCGTAAAGGCATGGCAAATGCAACGTTCTTCTCCTTCTTCGATTTGGGGGTAGGTGTCGGCGCGATTGGCTTTGGCTTTATTGCATCTGCATTCGGCTATCATTACATTTACATCACATCTTCCGTTTCGATTATGACATCGATAGTATTGTATCTATCATTGCTGGTCAGGGATAAAAGAATGCAACAACAGACCAGCGTCTAACACAGTGAAAATTAGTTGAGGGTTCTTCTATCAGAACCCTCTGCTTTTTAATTGGACCTATGCCCCCATTCCAACTGTTTTCCCCAATAAAGCCTGCCAGGATACAATGGAAGCTGGTCCAGCCAATTATGGTTGGATAGACAACTATAAAAAAACATCCACCTTCCATTTACATGGTCAGTGAATGTTTTGATAGAAGTTATTAAAATCAGCTCAATTAGTCTTCTTGAGAGGGCACTTTCCTTTTTTCCGCAAATGCACTCATTTATTCTCCCAAAAAGAACGTACTAAATTGCTCCAACAAGTATTCCAACGTAATCGGATCACTATCTGCAATCACATGTGTATTTAGCTCCAACACATTCCCGTTCTGAACGGCCGGGATGTTTTTCCACGTTTCCGTCTCAAGGAATGCAGTATCGCCGTCAGGGTTCTTACTTAAGACAATATAATCTCCCGCAAAGTCCGAGATCACTTCTAGTGACAAGGAGTAATACCCGTCTGCCAATGCTTTCTCTTTGACCTTCTCAGGCATGTTCAACTCCATCTCCTGGTACAATAACTCTGTTCCACGACCCCAGTTGTCACCGAATACAGCCATTTGTTTCACATCATTTTCAAGAACAGAAACGGTCGCATCTTCTCCGATCTTGGCTTTAATCTCTTCACCAGTTTCTGTTGCGCGGGCTTTGAAATCTTCTACCCAATCTTTTGCTTCTTGTTCTTTGTTAAGGACTTTTCCGATTTCTTCGTGCTGCTCTAAGTAACTTAGCTTACCGTAAGTGAAAGAAACGGTTGGTGCAATTTCTTTCAATTTATCAATATTTTTCAACCAGGAACCTACGATGATTAAGTCTGGTTCTAATTCAATGATTTTCTCTAAGCTTTCTTCCGTTACAGCTTCAATACCTTCTAATTTATCTGCCATGATCGGATTGTTAAATGTCCATTCATCTACACCAACGACATTTCCACCCAATGCAAGCACATTCGGTGCATAAGATAATGCTACGATACGTTGTGGATTACTAGGCAGTTCAATAGGACCTTCTTCCGATTCATATGTGAACGTTTCAGATGAAGATGCTTCTTCCTCTTCATTGCTTGTTTCTTGCGCATCTGATTCAGAAGCAGATGCCTCATCTGATCCTGAGGAATCCTCTGCGTTCCCACAAGCCGCTAATAAAAGCGCTGTTACAAATAAAAATGCGATAAGTACTTTCTTCAAGTTATTCCCTCTCCTTAATATGTACAGGTTAAATGATAGTTATTGATAATGATTATCAATATTATTTATATTACGCCTATTCATCAGGGTTGTCAATATACTTTTTTAGTGCAAAATTGTTACAAATGATTGATTTGTATATGGTAAAACAATCCAACAAGTGATAAAATTTATTTACTTATATGCACAGGATTTTAGACAACTAGTAAATATAGCAGCTGGGATTCCTTTGACATCCTGTTTTCTTCATTAGATATACCAGAATCAAAGGTTGTATATAAGTAAAAATTAACCTGACAGGAGAAAAGAAAAAGACATGAAGGAAATCAAATGTTACTACTTTCAAGCTGTGATACTAGCTGACATCCAACTTGTATCTGATTGCTTAAATCAAGATGAACATGTACTGCAATGGAATGACCAGATTATAGAGAATATCTTCGATGGAAAAGAAGAAGATTTAGCAGAAGGATCAACCTATATCACCAGACAAAAATTAGGTAAAAAAATCTATACCCTGCCTGCTACCTATACCACCTTTAACCCACCACATCATGTAGCCGTATCATCAAAGACAAAAGAAGGTCTAAGCAAGACGGAATATACCCTTACTGAATACGATGGGGGTACCGTGTTTACAGTAGAAGTAACGTTAATACCAGCTAATTCTTATTATAAATTTATAACTAATCTGATGAAGTGGTCCTTTAAGTATGTATACGATGATCAGTTTCAGAAATTTATCGATTATGTAAGTGAACAGGCAAGTAAATCCTCTAGTGATGAAACAGCTGCTCTCACAATAGATTAAATCGTACTATTACGAAAAAATAGGTTGATTCCTGTTCTTTTTA is a genomic window of Gracilibacillus salinarum containing:
- a CDS encoding YeeE/YedE family protein, whose translation is MATQHKELNAPQTPLIIGALIVGFVLLIYLMVTQDISQSLLLVIGLLLGYTLFHARFGFTSAFRRFASVGNGQALRAHMLMLAVAVTLFAPILAFGVSFFGTGVSGYVSPIGISLLVGAFMFGVGMQLGGGCASGTLYAVGGGRTVMLITLLFFIVGATIGAAHFSFWTQDLPSFEPVSLATSTGLGYGGAWFVSILLFGLIAWITLVVERKRKAPKMAALPTTAGWKRIFRGSWPLFAAAIALAVLNALTLMTRGAPWGITSAFALWGSKVAQFFGMDPASWGFWQGANAQALEASIFADSTTVLNFGVILGAFLASAAGGLFKFTRLNVKNVLASIIGGLLMGYGARLAFGCNIGAYFGGISSFSLHGYIWGILALAGTFVALYLRPMFGLSVPKPKDSFC
- a CDS encoding iron-hydroxamate ABC transporter substrate-binding protein, with the translated sequence MKKVLIAFLFVTALLLAACGNAEDSSGSDEASASESDAQETSNEEEEASSSETFTYESEEGPIELPSNPQRIVALSYAPNVLALGGNVVGVDEWTFNNPIMADKLEGIEAVTEESLEKIIELEPDLIIVGSWLKNIDKLKEIAPTVSFTYGKLSYLEQHEEIGKVLNKEQEAKDWVEDFKARATETGEEIKAKIGEDATVSVLENDVKQMAVFGDNWGRGTELLYQEMELNMPEKVKEKALADGYYSLSLEVISDFAGDYIVLSKNPDGDTAFLETETWKNIPAVQNGNVLELNTHVIADSDPITLEYLLEQFSTFFLGE
- a CDS encoding sigma-70 family RNA polymerase sigma factor; its protein translation is MDDRFEHVQSKEELLNELIHYYGNDLKRIAYSYVKDMAQCDDIVQEVFISCYQHLHTFRGEAEYKTWLIRITLNKCKDYHRKWSFRNLIYHSSIKKHVDKESVRHSAEQEVMQQEGANEIFDAIATLKPKYKEVLILYYVQDLTLKEISEIMKFNLNTIKTRFNRGKDQLQKELRRRGYNNGSV
- a CDS encoding SRPBCC domain-containing protein codes for the protein MKEIKCYYFQAVILADIQLVSDCLNQDEHVLQWNDQIIENIFDGKEEDLAEGSTYITRQKLGKKIYTLPATYTTFNPPHHVAVSSKTKEGLSKTEYTLTEYDGGTVFTVEVTLIPANSYYKFITNLMKWSFKYVYDDQFQKFIDYVSEQASKSSSDETAALTID
- a CDS encoding MFS transporter, with the protein product MDEAAIKKEKIWTKDFALICLANFFIFLGFQMTLPTIPLFVQQLGGSDELIGIITGIFTFSALLLRPTAGHALESKGRQFVYMIGLGIFVISIGSFAFITSMIFLFIMRCVQGLGWGFSTTATGTIATDLIPKSRRGEGMGYFGLSGNLALAFGPALGLTLYGYISFTMLFLICSALGLVAFILSSQITYKPVDPNAKKTVAPRFDVLEKKALRPSLLLFFITTAFGGIASFLPLYTEQEGIAGIEIYFFVFAISLMITRTYAGQLYDRKGHIVVFLPGTVAIFTAMVLLAWLPNSFVLYLAAALYGLGFGTVQPALQAWAVNQAPDNRKGMANATFFSFFDLGVGVGAIGFGFIASAFGYHYIYITSSVSIMTSIVLYLSLLVRDKRMQQQTSV